A genomic stretch from Antarcticibacterium flavum includes:
- a CDS encoding DUF6427 family protein: protein MLTSFFSKSKPINFLAVILFMAAFYLLANLRPLLDSFSLSGTTAKFGVLIVFIISVSVLNFIAKKNDLTKRSAFKILIFGVLSVSFWEILRNDQVIIANLCVLLALRRVISLRSQKDIRQKIFDATFWICIASLFYFWAILFLLIVYSGILLHVANYFKNWLVPGIAFLAVFGLVTSFSIIMYDDFYTFSLWFETSSFDFEQYSNPALFIPLSIILALCVWTLFFYLGLLQKANINSRPTYILVLLTLVTAIAVALFSPVKNGSELLFFFVPLSIISSNYFESKKEKVFKEILLFGLILMPILIPFIF, encoded by the coding sequence AACAAGCTTTTTTAGCAAATCAAAACCTATAAATTTTCTTGCCGTCATATTATTCATGGCGGCTTTTTATCTGCTGGCAAACTTGCGGCCACTGCTTGACTCCTTTAGTCTTTCAGGAACGACGGCAAAATTTGGGGTCCTTATTGTTTTTATTATAAGCGTTTCTGTGCTTAATTTTATAGCCAAGAAAAATGACCTTACAAAACGCAGTGCCTTTAAGATCCTCATATTTGGGGTGCTTTCGGTCTCTTTTTGGGAAATATTGCGCAATGATCAGGTAATTATCGCCAATCTATGTGTACTGCTGGCATTGAGAAGAGTAATAAGCCTGCGATCGCAAAAGGACATTAGGCAAAAGATCTTTGACGCCACCTTCTGGATATGCATTGCTTCCCTGTTCTATTTTTGGGCGATCCTCTTTTTATTGATCGTATACAGCGGGATCCTGCTTCACGTTGCAAACTATTTTAAGAACTGGCTGGTTCCCGGGATTGCCTTCCTGGCGGTCTTTGGATTGGTAACATCCTTTAGCATCATTATGTATGATGACTTTTATACGTTCTCCCTGTGGTTTGAAACCAGCAGTTTTGATTTTGAACAGTACAGCAATCCGGCGTTATTTATTCCCCTAAGCATCATTCTTGCCCTATGTGTTTGGACGCTTTTCTTTTACCTGGGACTGCTTCAAAAGGCCAATATAAACTCCAGGCCCACATATATACTTGTACTCCTTACTTTGGTTACCGCTATTGCAGTTGCATTGTTTTCGCCGGTCAAGAATGGCAGTGAATTATTGTTCTTTTTCGTTCCCCTTTCTATAATCTCTTCCAATTATTTTGAAAGTAAAAAAGAAAAAGTCTTTAAAGAGATCCTGCTCTTTGGCCTTATTCTCATGCCCATTCTAATACCCTTCATATTTTGA